The following DNA comes from Hordeum vulgare subsp. vulgare chromosome 3H, MorexV3_pseudomolecules_assembly, whole genome shotgun sequence.
AGAAGCACGATTAAATTACATGGCAaatattatgggtttttccaagtGCTACAAAAGGAGGGCACTAGAGATTACAACGTGTTACTGCTAGCATGAGTACAAATTGACCTTCTCTTCCATGTGAGCTAGTTGAAGTTTCACATTGGCTACTTTTTGAACCAGTTTACGTGATGTGCAAAAGGAGGGTTATGGGATTCAATATCGATATGATAAAAGTTGAGTAAATAGCAAAAACTGTCACAATTCACATTAGGGTTCCAAAAAAAAGTGATCTAAATgcatttatattagtttacacagGGAGTGTCATGTAAAAAAACACCTTCTCTTCCATGTGAGCTAGTTGAAGCTTCACATTGGCTACTTTTTGAACCAGTTTACGTGATGTGCAAAAAGAGGGTTATAGGATTTAATATCGACATGGTGAAAGTTGAGTAAATAGCAAAAACTATCACAATTCACATTAGGGTTTCAAAAAAGAGTGATCTAAATGCATTTATATTATTTTACAAAGGGAGCGCCATGTAAAAAAATCACCTTCTGTTCCATGTGAGCTAGTTGAAGATTCACACTGGCTACTTTTTGAACCAGTTTACGTGATGTGGAAAAAGAGGGTTATAGGATTCAATATCGACATGGTGAAAGTTGAGTAAATAGCAAAAATTGTCACAATTCACGTTACGGTTTTAAAAAAGAGTGATCTAAATacatttatattagtttacagagggagtgccATGTAAAAAAGATCACCTCTTGTTCCATGTGAGCTAGTTGAAGCTTCACATTGGCTACTTTTTGAACCAGTTTACGTGATGTGCAAAAAGAGGGTTATAGGATTCAATATCGACATGGTGAAAGTTGAGTAAATAGCAAAAATTGTCACAATTCACGTTAGGATTTCAAAAAAGAGTGATTTAAATgcatttatattagtttacagagggagtgccATGTAAAAAAATCACTGATACCTACGgatatttaaaagaaaaaaccacATAGGACCGATTAATCAAAAGAAGATGTACATATGCGGTGAGCGTGGATCGAACACGCGACCTTCAGATCTTCAGTCTGACGCTCTCCCAACTGAGCTATCCCCGCTTTTGATTTTGGAATTGGTTAGAGATCTAATGATCGATCATTACAGATCAGCAGTCCAGCAATTGCAGTGTCTTGCTCCGTTCTGGCTCGTGCACCTTTGATGATCTTGTCAGTGTTAGTAGGGATATAAATATTGCAGCACGTATTTCTTTGCTGCCAAGCATGCATCGATGGAACGTCCGGCCTGCTGCAGCAGGAGCTGTCGGGTGCCGGCGTTCCTCGCAAGTTGTATTCAGCATGACCTTAATCTACCTTCATCACCAATATAAGCTATATTGATGCAGAAATTCAATTCGGCTCCCGGGAGCATGAcacaaaaacaatttttgaaatgttaaaAAAAATCAAGACAAAATTTTCATGTGTTGTTATACAAAAAGGCTAGGCattttggcctgtgcaaaaaataaaaataaacaccaaATGTTACCtcaattttgtttttttcacCAATTAAACTCTGCTGCTTCTTTTCATGTGAAAATTGTCAAGCAAGGTTGCGATACTAACACTAACATCCACACAAAAATTCagaatattttgaaaatatttactaTTTTTTCATGTAATTGTTCACCCGGGAGCACGGAGCCAAAACTCACGTCCCTGATGCGTGTTCTAAACAAAAGATCACCATATCAACCAAAGATGAGATCGATCCTGTGCCGCCTTCAGACAATACAATGGCAGACATGCTCGGCAGCAAGCATATCTCTCTGACTCTGCACACTGGGTacaactggtctgctgttaaccttACTTAATTATTTCCGCCATTACAGATCGGCATCTACTGTATAGCAGTATAATACAAAGGTCATGCATATATATAACACTATATGATCCATGATCACCTACAACAGCAGCAGTTCTAGCACtaggacaacaaaaacaaaaacggaACCATGTAATACATGGAAGGTGACCAGGCACATAACAACAAAAAGAAGCAAGGTAATCAGAAAGGAAGGAGCTTTACATTTGATGACAGTAATGGCTTGCACGGCTGGGCTTACTCATCAGTCCTCTCACATCTGGTTCTGACTGAACATCGTCCCCACATGGCGCCAATGCCGGTGCCACTGCTACCTACCATGGCTTCAGGTCGCCCTTGGGGCCCTGGGTCCAGTTCAGCGCCTTCTGCCCCGGGGTCAGGTACACGCTCTTGCTGTGCGGGAGCTTCCGCGCCAGCCCGTTCAGGATCTGGTGGAAGGCGTCCCCGGCCTGCGCGGGCTGCGGGAACAGCATGGCCTGCTTCATCGACGGGTTCGCCAGCAGCCTCTGCTTCCGCAGGATCACCTCCATCGGGATGGACGTCAGGATGGTGTCAAGTTTCGGGACGTCGTCCTCCGCCACGAACACGCCGATCTCGTCCCACGGGATGGCGTCCGCAAAAGGCAGGACGATGTCGTCCGCGATGATCACCGGGATGCACCCGAACACcaccgcctccacgaggcggggGCTCCATGGCGCCCACCCCAGCGGGCACAGACAGAAAATGGCGCGCTGCATGTCCTCGTAGTAGGTGGGTGGGTGGTCCGTCGAGATGTCGAACAGAGGGTTGTTCTTGAAGTTCTCCCACACCGATGCACGGGCGCCTCTGCATTGCATATATAGCAGGTACGTCAAGACTTTTGTGCCCCAATAATTCAATGGAAAAGATTATGAGGTACTACCATGTTTCATGTGTGCATACCTTGCATAGTAACCACCCTCAGGATCATTCGCAGTATCGTAGAACAAACCCCGGAAATACACAAAGATGGACCGCGGGGTTTCCGGGGGAACAAGGTGAGTTTTCATTTTCTGGGGAGGAGCATATGGTGGGATGTTGATTGAGCCTTCCTTTAGGCAGACATGATCCTTCTGCCCAAATGTCTGGACAAGTGTAGCGCGGCGAAGCAATGGAAGGATCCCCCGTTCAATCGCCTTTTCTTCCTGAACCACGGCAATGCCAAATGCATGTCAGAGAAAGATTCTACTAGAACAGAGCATGCAACTTGTTTCCAAATATCTAACAGAGCATGCAGTTTGTTTCCAAATATCTAACAGAGCATGCAGTTTGTTTCCAAATATCTAAGATAAAAGCAGATTATGCTACATAAGCAAATGAACGGTTGTCGAAGCGTGGTAGTACAAGTGTGCAAAGTACATTCATTCCATGCTTcagtgctactccctccgtcccaaaattcttgtcttaggtttgtctagacaTGGATGTATCtccagacaaacctaagacaagaattttgggacggagggagtaatatatagTAGGAAGATTCAGGTTTCTCTTCTCTGCTCCATGACTCACCTGATAATGGAAGCATGCCCCAAAGTCATGCGGCACGACGAAGAAATGATCAGCACCTGCTGTCCGGTTCCAATAGGGCCAGTGTGATGAGATAAACTGAACTGCACTCCTCATGATCCGCGGAGACTTGAAGGGCAACGGATGGCCCCACGGAGTAAGGTCACAGGTGGTGTACACCGGAGTGTAGAACCAGTCGGCCTCCTCCGGGTTCATGGTCCGGATCGCGCTCGACAGCAGGAACCGGTGCATGAATATCTCGGCGGCAAACATGTGGCTGAGGCACCTGGAGTCCTTGGCCACCATCTTCTTGTTGTACTTGGTGGGCAGCTCGTAGACGTACACCTTCAGCCTCCCGACAGGATCATCCTCCAGCACATCACCAGCACTCCCTGAATTTGCATCATAAAACGTGATGAGAATCAAGTACTGTCATGGCTGAAAATGCAGAGTTTGAGTGGGCTGTTGGTCGAATATGGCAACGGTGCAGACAATTTAGACTTGCGTCCAGAATCACAGGGAGGTTTAATAATAGTAGTAATGATGTGTAAAGTTTGGTGATTGAGAATtctcaaaaacaaaagcaaaaaaaagTTTGGTGATTGAGGTAGGCGGCCTTGCTTATCTACAAAGTCAGACATGCTCTCACTGTCGGTGACCAAAGTTGGAACATGCGGCGCATAATAAAAAAAAATCCTATCAGGGTTTCGAGATCTTGGAACGAATTGGTCTAGCGGCGGCAGATCTCATGCCGCCCGCCTTCTTCCCCAACCCCAACCAGCAGGATTCGCTCCAAAAGACAGTACGGACGGACGCCCCCAAATCAGATCCCAATCACCACGGAGGCGCACGCGGAAACGCGGATTTTGGGGGATCAAACGAACTCGGCAGCACAAGCATTGCAGCAGCAGGAAGAAGAGCAGTAAAGATTACTAGTAGTAGAGCATCAAAAGCTGGAAAGGAAAAGGgagcattttttttcttttgcctccACAGCTGAATCGCGCATAGGTTGGTATACACACCTTCGATCCTCTCGGTGTCCTGGGCCCTGACGACGACGTCGGAGCAGGAGAGGAGCAGCGCGAGCGCCGCCGCGAGGGCGAGCATCGCCCGCGGCTTCCCCATCGCCGCCGCCCACCCGCAGCTCCCCGTGCGCTGCGCTCCCCTGCTCGGCACCAAGAAGGGCGGAGGAGACAGAGGGGACGGGCGAATCTGCTGCTGCGCGTTGGCGAGCAGGGATGGGAGGGGGCCGGGGGGAGGTCggaggggagaggagaggggcGCCGGGTGGTAATAATGCGGAGGAGCgagcggggcgggggcgggggcggaggtggagggtggtggtggtgggagcCGGCTCGGCTCTCGGTGTCAATGATGAGCTAGCTGTCGGCGGAGCAGGTTGGTGGGAGGTGAGCCTCTCAAGACACGCGCGCGCGCGCAGTAAATCCGGCACCGCCGTTGCGTGCACGTAGTGATCGTGATTCTGACAAGTAAAATGGGATTTCCTTTTTGGACAAGACACAAATCTATCTCTATCTCTGCTGCTACCTCTAGGAAGAAAATTATAAGTAATGACCTAGGAGCATCTCCAACACACGCGCGAAAAGGGGCGCGCGGTAAACAGCCATTTTAGCGCGCGCGGGACGGAATGACGCGCTCCAGCAGCGGCGGGAAAACAGCGCGCGAGGTAACACGTTGCGCGCGCGAAAAGGCGGCAGCTCGCGCGTCATTTTTGCCGCGCCGCTTCGCGCGCCTATAAAAGCACAGCTCTGCCGCTCCCTCATGCCGCCACCGCtccacacactctctctctccctctgcctctcaCGCCACCGCCGCTCCAGCGCCCCGCCCCCgacgcgccaccatgccgccccgccgccgttctgcgtccggctaccgcggcgtccgcgagcgctccaacggcgggttctacgccgagatacgctccggcgatctccggcttagcctcggcacgtacgacacggcgcacgaggccgcccgcgcgttcgacgcggcggcgtggcgcctaggcaggccgcgccGCCGAATGAACTTTCAGGACGTCTacacgctccagcaggcgttagacgtcgccccgccgcctcgtgtaaactccgcacaagaccgtgcggagcacactgcgcggcagcgccgcctcctcgtcgcccaggaggacgagcgggtcatggcggagtggcgccggcgccacccggaggaTGTCGCCTACGAGCAGAGTTATTGGGCaaggcgccgcgaggaggacacgcgccggcgctgcgaggagcggttggacaggcgtcggcggaaggcattggcgagtgcgcaggccgacctcggcaatgcaggcgggagctccttcttcactgaagaagacGAGCCTTGGTTCGACATCTGGCTGTCAACctctgacgacaccaacgacgatgatgatggtgcgATGATTGGAGCGACTGGGATTAGTTTtatgttttcgaactatctagcaccaaattatctatctatgttttcgaactacctatcaagttgcaatctatgtaaaataactttgtatgctttttatTTGAATGCAATCTATTTAAAAAATGAtttgcgcgcgctgcattttttggcactgctggagcggcgcgcacgCTGCATCATAGCGTGGCTGCTGGAGCATGCGCCTAAccccgcgctaaaccagccgaagcgcgcgcggcaaacgcattttttgggcgcggcgcgaagcgcggcggttggagatgctctaaacgtTCTTTTATTTCTTCATTCAAAACAAAGCAAggttttatgtttttgttttcaCCATCCTTTGTTCAACCTTCTTATATGATAATTAATCATCTTTTTTTTCATGACAATCGATAATCCATCATCTCATAGTTTACTTATAGTCTGAACTAATTTCATCTTCATTTActtatcaaacttctcatcaaaatataaggtaAATCACAGACAGGATATGATAAACATTTATTTACATAATCGTATTAATATGAATAGGTAAATCATAAGCTAATGTACTAGAATATTTACATCCTATTGCAATGCATTGGCATTGTGCTAATTAATTGAAAAACAATACATGGACCTAAAGGAGGGTTGGACATCTGCTTCCTTCAGAATGAGTCGATGGTGTGGCTGCTTCTGGGCCTAACAGTAGTTGTTCGTCGCGGACTAGAAGTCACCAAGCCAAGATTATGCCGGACCATCACACTGGAGAAGAAATCGTCAAAGTAGTTGTCGTGAAAGATCCACGGATCAAAGATCTCAACCTCCAAAAAAGCTCGCAGGCCTCGCGTCGGCATTGAAAGGTCGCTCCAATGTAATGAAGTGGGGGCGAAGTAtcaaattgcaaaaagaaaactaTCACAACCGACATCGTAAGCGTGCGGGTGAGAGGTTGGCGTGGATCTAAACACCAAAGAGCCATCGATGCCACTACAACCAACATTGTCAGGATGAAGAGACTCGAGGATAATTTATTCGTCCGATTCGTGTCGGCGCCACCGCCAATTAAGCGTCACGACGGTACCctactaccccccccccccctccccccccagtATGGAAAAACATAGCTTTATCAGGTAAATCACGACCTCATATACTCTCAACGAGACCAACGAAGGAGGAGAGGGTCGATGACCTATAGTCGAAGGAGGGATTGTGACACCATGTACCCAAAAAATCTCCTCTTTAAGGCTTGAAGAAGAAAGCCCGATAAATCCGAGCATTGTCAATTACAAAACATAAGATATTGTCTAAGCTAATATTTAGTTATTAGTTAATTTATTATAGCCATTTAATTATGGCCTTTTATTAATTGAGATGCCAGTAAATGTCCATGTTCCCGCATCACCAGTAGCCACTTAAACCAATGCTCTGTAAATTAATGGAGTATAGAAGCATTTAGTGCACTACGTTAGTGATCTAAATACTTTTATATTccgtattagtttacggaggaagtactccctccgtctcaaaataactgtctcaagcttagtataattttgtactagagctaatataaagttgagacacttatttttaaACGGATGAAGTACTATTTACATTATACTAGTGGACATCGTATTCGTAACAGTCGTGTGAACGGCCGTTGGGATTAGTTGATTATTAAGCGCGCAAAGGAAGCGAAAGTTAGGCTTTTGCTGGCAGGAGGAGACGACGGATCAATCATCCCGGGAGACGCGGAGCGGAGATTACTCCGGTAACTAAATCCAACCGGAGGACGCCGCCGACTGGAGCGACGTACGCTCATCTGGCCTTTTCGGCGGGGCCCAGCGAGCCAAACCGCGTACTTAAAAGAGTCCTTTCCGTCGGTGGGAAACGCCATGGCCATGCATGCTTGCCGCGCAATCAATCCGACGCCGTGCCGCCTGTCCTCCTCCTTTGACTTCACCTACAGCCAGCCAGCAAGCAAGCGGCGGCACCTGTCGTCTACCTCCCGAGCTGCTCGCTCGCTCGTCGCCGTCGGGCGTCTGCTAGTTTCGTTCGGCATGGTACCTTAGTTAGGTAGGGGTAGACTGTAGACCTGAAGCAGGGGGTAGGTCGTCGGTGGTGTATGCGTGTTGAAAGTTGACCCGCACGTATGATTTTTTAACATAGTACACACAAACgcttaagagcaagtacaataaggtataatcagcaggctgtaaggattaaaatattatGTTTTTGCTGAGttcgatgagagagaagaggagagagaaggaaagcgggctcttcgtgaagagtcagctctagcacgtgctcctaagtGCTTTGTGATAATGAAATATGGACCATATataataaaagtagtactcttttatatctaactattgtacaa
Coding sequences within:
- the LOC123445304 gene encoding probable glucuronosyltransferase Os01g0926600, which translates into the protein MGKPRAMLALAAALALLLSCSDVVVRAQDTERIEGSAGDVLEDDPVGRLKVYVYELPTKYNKKMVAKDSRCLSHMFAAEIFMHRFLLSSAIRTMNPEEADWFYTPVYTTCDLTPWGHPLPFKSPRIMRSAVQFISSHWPYWNRTAGADHFFVVPHDFGACFHYQEEKAIERGILPLLRRATLVQTFGQKDHVCLKEGSINIPPYAPPQKMKTHLVPPETPRSIFVYFRGLFYDTANDPEGGYYARGARASVWENFKNNPLFDISTDHPPTYYEDMQRAIFCLCPLGWAPWSPRLVEAVVFGCIPVIIADDIVLPFADAIPWDEIGVFVAEDDVPKLDTILTSIPMEVILRKQRLLANPSMKQAMLFPQPAQAGDAFHQILNGLARKLPHSKSVYLTPGQKALNWTQGPKGDLKPW